A window of Metopolophium dirhodum isolate CAU chromosome 6, ASM1992520v1, whole genome shotgun sequence genomic DNA:
ACGAAGTgtacaggatcagctagtaaaaatatattatgttcaattttatCCTTAACTCAACAAAAAAACGTCTATAGGTTCTGCATGAACGATGTTCTTAATAGATTAGACAATATAAAAAACGTCAGTGTTCcctatgttaaaaaataactaattttcaagCAGACGCTTAAACCTTAACTAAATATTGGTTCAGGTTCtggttttaagatttttatgggTTTTTGAAGTGATATTCAgtggtatataattaaattattttcgttaaaaattggtataaacacataatatgtaatcatattatgtaataatacataatatgtaatcctAAGATTCAGgggtttatactatatattttatacttaatcctATCCAGTTAAACAGTATAGTCAGGTGTTTAATTCCTACTATACTAACGTGGTCGATGGTTTAATGTAAATACAGTTttcttagttatattttataaattataagtcttAGAAACTTATTAGCTGCGTTCAAATCAACACAACATGGCAAcatataaataagtttattcGTGGTCTGAAATAATCTGACCGAGAtttgaaccagcgccggtgtacgtcacaaccgacgccttagtccgctcggccactccgtcctccaaatgtattattatatgttatattatattaaatttgttatttttaaaaattttaaatcgtatAAGTAATTGATATCCTATTGGAACCTATGTTCAATGTTTATACTTCTAAAGTTATACGTACGTAAATTACGctttttctagaaaaaaaatgaattactgATTTacaataaagtacataatataatataatgagttatatcttataatatatatataaaaataagtgtacattttgaataaattttacaacTCAAGATCCACTAAttcgatttcgataaaaatttcaggacatattaagattgatatgtaaatggtttctgtgaagtttgtacgctgtggaataagtggttccggagttatggcctcataagtgcacacctggtgaCATGGTCAAAAACcacaacaacgtctatacaattatttttatctataggtatatataacccatagcaaccattaaaaaacaaaaatttctatcgtaaatcttaaaattcctgtttgagcgcCTACCGGGGGAGATCACTTCCCtctttaaattagcctatgacactcacaaagaatgtggctttgtattggtgaatgaattttcgaaatcggttcagtagttttggAGTTTATCCAGAACAttcaaacaaacgctatcattttgtatattagtatagataaaaatggatgtttgtgtgtagattagacctctgggaagaagataggctaatttaaaaagtgttaaatttgttttttttttattcatcggattttagtacggttgcgttaggcttttgtatcaattgtttatattaatcctccgtaggtggaattaagtaaaaatgacaaacttgggaacgattttgatactttagagttaaatcatacacttacgtacaaacagctcggggtccgcgatctaccgcgggtagattgcctacctgataatatactgctgagAATCAGactttttattccgggcaacagaaaagttaagataaatgttgaacaccatacaccatacaccgaatattaaataacgaattgaacaaagtttgagtcacatagaattggtacatttaacatGCAACggagtgccagcgggatcagctagttatctAATAGGTAGATTTCTTTACACGATTAACAAATAACAGCATTTTGTATAGTAAATAGAATAAGCATAAAATGTGATAATTTTCCATAAGTGATGCATATTCTGTAACGttctgtataaaaaaatatatattgaattatattatacctaccttatattataatacctatattattattctttttttttacatatccaCTGACATAATGTAATTGAAGATAAACAAAACGTCTGGTgaatattatgacaaaaatatgtatttgtttataatttgattattactatgtataaaaCCTATACGTTAAAAATAActgataaaaacttaaatatttaatcattaaaaatttgCTTTAGCGGGACTTGATTCAAAAACTGCTGGATAATTCCCATAAAAGTAAAACTTAATGCTTGTTCGAATCCCGATTGCATTTCATCAAATAATTCTCGCCAGTTTTCGTTAAGAAAATTATTCATATgatttcctaaaaataaaataacatcatcgtaaatattaataaaaaattcataaagGTAGGCACATAGGATTATTACATAAGCTAATACGCgttataatttagttaattacctattatgtaaCTCTAAAGTATGGTAAACTAAAACAGGAaggtattataaaaactatggaAAACCACGATCAATTTACCACCAGTAAACACAATAacaactatacaataatattaatatttaaacaaagaaccaaatagaataaattatagttgatttaatgataatttaaatgtatataataatgtttattatacaagcaataaataattaaataatgacttTAAAGTATATTAGAGTATTTAAGgtgattgaaataatttcatattatacttatgctTGACTTTCACTCACCAAGAACTTTGTTTCCATTAAATAAGTTATCgaacttaatatttattcttgAAGTAGTAAATTTCCAAGATAAATCATGTATTTCTAAGAATATACTTccattttttaatgattgtgTCATTTGCAATATACCAGTAAGCTTgaagttttctaaaaaaaatacaccaaaattatatagtgtacattttaattgaaaacgtatgtcaacaaatattttgttggcAACCTAAGCTAATTTTGCATCGTCCGTTTCCCATAATGGGTAAAACTAATATCTGTCCATTCATTTCGTATAGTCCTTGTAgaataattggtttttgagcTTCAGATTCAATTGACATACCGTAGTTTAACGGATCATAACTGCAATAACCCAACATCAGTAatcgtacaaaaatattattgttagcaCTAATATATACGTggctttttttattatcaaagatctcatatttattatatccaaaTCCTTAAAGTTGAGTCTGAGTTTGATTGATTGAATCCCTTGGTCTATTCCTAATTTTGAAATTCTCAATGGATCCATTTTACGCAAGCCCAAACTAgggatacctacataatatcatcaagatttaaagaaaacaattaGATTGAATCGCATTTCTTAAATTATGACTTGTCAGAGTGAATATTATTACCCATTGCTAAGTGAGGAATCGCGCTTTGTAATCCGGCTCTAACACATTCATTGAAAGCTAAATCGCTTGTATGGCACTTCACAAATTCTTTAgctaaaacataataatgttatgataaggaaaattaaatacatttaattctaaataaatgtTCTTAATGACAgcatttgttaatattttgaattatgacATAGAACaaactgaacaataatatttttattttttttttattgaattaattgatCTATTTTGAATCTTGCATTATATAATTTGAGGTATAAAAATGAAACTGAATAAAAACatcaacgataaaaaaataacatctcCAATTaccctaaaaaaaatatttctatttaaataatgtcTAACTGACTGACTaactgaaaacaattttattgaaacgcATTTTCTCTATGGTTTATCCTCGCGCAGTTACATGTCGagaatctaataataaaatcaaaactgaGCCATTTAAATCAACAACaagatgaaataataaatcatcgaaatcgaaaaacaattttaaacggAGTTTGGTACACCGTAGTgtttatagaaaatttaaaaagttctaAGTGCCCATTATTTgctgaattacaacaaaatagaacatattgattttgttaaaactgtTCCTTCGACAATTATTTGGAAGTCTTAAAAAACCATTGTTAGATCTCAACATTTGTATAagtcaataatatgataaacttGATAAACTTGATAAActgatcaataaataataatatgttgttatgtACGTTCATTGAAAATAAAGGATGACTTTAATCTACGATGTACCGGTTTTTTACATCGTTGATAGTTGATTTCAttgattgattataattaaataaaaaaaaattcaagactCAACAAAAAACCATAGCACGCTACTCGATATCTTTTCTTTACGAGGAAAATCTATGAACcgtaaaaatggttttgttaATAAGTGACCATGACAATGAAAACCTTACTAAAAATCGGCCAGAATCAAAAAACGTGTATCCAgccaaaaacatatttgtatttaaatatatattttttttaactttaacatgaaatactatactatataaaaaatggCGGGCAAGTGGCCCGAGCGGGTGTCACTCactcactctgctgtacagtaggttacaagtgagttactactcactgtaatggattatgttaaatttgaattcaatgatataatatcatattgtatacgaaaaacgattctgagcgaagacggccaATCAGactatgatatattactaagtatatttgatgatattattgtcaataaagtaaattatttatcaatttacgcggaaccttgttttaaattttaaattctttgcTATAAaagctgaacattttatacatttttaactacaaaataatttttaaattttaaatttgatcaattttgtcgaaatttgaactttaaatgcttatacaaaaaatgtgtgcttacatattttattaagttttcaagctttttacttaacaaataaaattttattgacatctatcgaaaaaaaaacctaaaaaaattgctaaaaacaagtcaaaatatttttaaaatgttatcgtgtatagaaaatggtaatataaacattcagtgaaaatgtcgtgtatctacggtcattagttttagaattacaccaaaaatcaaaatcgattttatcaaaaaccaactttccgtaaaaattcccggttttccttaatttttgttttgtttttcccgccacttttgaaaactactgagaatttcgacctcccgaatgcaccaactagattcactttcccatcgaacaagatactgaagttaaaaaatttaagcattatttcgactgtTTATAGTATTaccagacacaaaaaaaaacacacacacattattgtaaaatcaatacattcatcgctcccctcagaatctaaaatgtgtaaatatttttttttttttttttgtgtaaatatgttaatgtatagaatatttttatagtgtttgTAATGAATAATTCGTTAATCCGGATGATTTTTAAAATCCTGATATGAATGTACGTATCGCcagtatgtataggtacctaatatacgGTAGGTGTGTAAATTTTGAAGAAGTTTAACTGACTTTTTATGAATGCTATATTTAGAAGTATCCTAATTCCTAATTCCtgatttataacattttgaacGAGTTTTCGCTTTCGTGTCCTGCGTAGATTAGGTTagattaagtaggtatactgtatatacaCAACCATAAAAACAATAGGACCATAGTTACGAAGTCGTAGATTGCTCAGACTACCGACAACTTACACCACGCAAACTTCTGATCTACTCGAAGAAAAAAAGGAACAAGaaacttttacaaaaataaatcccTTTGTCCGTCTTGAATATCATACACCCCTGTCCCCTGCTTTTAAGTTCTCTTGTTATTACTTTCAGGATGCCTTGGCtacatttttattgcattttctaAAGTCCTAACTGTTATCAAATAACTTTTATGAGTTtaatacgaatataaaatatatattatcttatttatacTTTAGAAATGTTATTgagtaaaatttattaattttttcgaatCGAACTATTATTTAAGAACGAGTTTAATGGctaataaacatttcatatccatattttcagttttttataattctataataaaacCACTTACACTTCCATAATTACAGTAGTGTAACCGGGCATAAGGAAAAATACACGGCGtaaatttaattatcttatttttattttttgacgtCAAAAACAAGATGCAATAGTTGATGGCTTTAAAATATGATGACTGTATGTAATATTGCTAATTGGGTATGTGATTGTGGTCTGTTTGGTTGTTAGTGTTTTTATTTCCTGTGCACTAACATACTATACCCATTGCCTTTAACTTGTATACGTAACCGTATAACCCTAcattcgtatatacatatacggcTATGTCTAACAACGTGTTTTTGTTCACGCGTCGATACAAAACAATATCTtaagttattatacttattcagGGACGTAATTTGAGTAAAATCGTGGTGTAACAAgcatagtgtataatatattgaattgaaTTGTACGTGGTCTAATGAAGCCTGGGAACAGTCAGtagattgaataataaaattggtgGGTAGGTGGCAGTTGCTACCCCTCGTGGCCTCGTAATTACGCCTATGTACttcttgatattattattttgtttgcctACTTTGAATTAAgcgaaaatgtaaatattatcattgagtgtgtattgtacaataaatactcaaatattcaataatgatATTAGGTACATACCAATCAATATCGATTTTTTCCATGatttaccaaatattattttacttgcaTGCGTGATAAAACATTTCTTATTGTATCTAGGTACTaggaaaatatgtatttttttactcatacatcataaatgtttattttttgttcaacaaTTAAGCTCAATtaacaattttcaaacattttgctttacaaaaatatcatattatactcacGTAACTTGGAAAAAGACACTGTGACTACACTTCCaactattacataaaaaaaaaagtacattgttttaaatatagtggtaggcatttgaaaaaaaaaatgcaaaacaaacaaaattctAACAAAGATgtcacaattaatttttaattcataaatacgTTCGTGTTTCGTGTTTCAACGGTTTTAAAGACATTAATCATTTTGATAGGTAccaataaattcattatattttatggtttctTAATTAAACCTAATCCCTACTATAGAAATAATAtcttaatgcatttttaaatgtctACACCACAATATTGGCAAATTCAAATTTCTAAGaatataattactgaaaaagatataaataccattgttaatttcatatattttgtaatttcctaaattattgaaccaaaaaatgttttattatttaacctaaCCTGTAGTTTCTGAAAGCAATAATagtgataaatttatttatacatgctTGCATAACATAAACAAATCCTGAACgccattaaacgaaaaaaatcaaacttgtAGGTTTACCCATTTTATAATTCCACGTTAAATAGATGCTCAGTACAGTGtacaagaacaaaatatattattatttgtttaattcttttaatttcaataacaataatttagttgcctattaaaactttaaaaatattttaagctaaaGTAttactacaaaaacaatttttgatcaGAATAGTTGTTCTAACGATATGTGGTCCGTTGCTTACAATttcctgtattataatatatcattatagtaGTCCTGtgtgatggtgttaaatttgaaagcaACAGACCACGTCTCATTATAAAAACTACTCTGATCAAACCTCGGTTTctgacatttatttaaaaaccaactTCCTCGTATTTCttaattacattcgttttttttttacatattgtgTAGTCTATAGTTTTTACTTACCTACGCTTGgagacaattaaaaaatatatttctaagtATCGTTCAGATCTTTAAAAGCATTACAAGtacagtaggtatctataattattctaccgcaaaaaaaaaaaaatattgttattaaaaaccgcatgcttagaatctaaaacagaatgtgtgttattattatgatttgaacgcaataatacaatattaaacagcattcaaaaaatgattctgatgGCCGATAGGGGTTGGTACACAAGGttaggtatgtatgtatgctTTACTATTTCTGACATAGAATGTgtgtacataaatgtataatactagtATGACATTAttagtgaaaaatattattggttcACACTAATCACACCTAACATAAATATGCgttcttaaatttaattaaaataatcaagtgtgtgtcgaaaattaaaatagaactaGAAAATGATCGTTATTaagagaaataatattatgttgtctccgtcgtACAAGTGTGAACCATAGAAcctatgaaacttgatggtaagaacattatctatcTTTATAAGTGGGTTTTTtagttcagtttttaagtgagatatgagcatttttaatttacaatgtaCCTACACGAAAAACTTGatgcaaaatttaattttcggaAGAAACCCAGCTAATGTTCTTACTGTCAAGTTTCATGGTAGATcgatttactttaatttttaactaacgaagctaaacgtgatctgctgaagGCTGAacataaatttgctatgttacgcatttGTGAGACAACAAATACCTGTGGAACGTCCTCTTAAAACGTAAATAACTAAAgacttgaaaaataatacaaataatatattttggtctTGTACACTTGTAAGTACCTTCTGAATACAATGCatagttataaaatttacaagtttgattttgatattttgaaaaatttgtttatattatgtaagcatgCATAAATACTTTTGTCATTATATAAAGTGTgctttaattattactttcagAAATCATAGGTTAGGGGTGAATCCACGGGCATTAATTTGTCACGTGAAACGCCGTGTAGGATCAgcaatagtatttaaatatttcaatactaatttgatttttattgattttattctcaaaGTATTCTAGCCGTGTAGGTATCCCGACTTTACCGGAAAAGAAGCACTATGCGTATCTCAGTTTTGGTGTACCTACCTCAGTTCACACGAAAATCGGCATCGGCGTACCTCGCTTTGTCAACTGATTGTATCTATACCGAAATGGGCAATGGTCAATAGATATAGcatattttggtatattttcgaacgtggttcaaactaATCTCTACAATTGCTGATATCTCCTAAAATAATATCCAAAACTTTCATCAGAATCAGTCGAGTATTTTTTGAGTCTAAGCTACAAGCCTACAAacatataggtaagtaaatttcattttgtttattgtacatttgaataacaaacaacaagctaaatattaaattttcatttatatatttcaataggAGGTACCTTCGTCGACAAATCGGACTTGATTGGTTCCGATTGAGTACGGCAATCGGTttattttggtgtaactcatgTAGGTGTGATTCAGTTTTATTGCAGCTCAGTTTGGGTCAATCGTGGTTTTACAGGGAGGCCCCAGTCCTCTCTTGGCCTgtacaaatattgaaacatgTAAATACGTAATAACTCTACGTAAAATATCACATAGTCATCAAAAcataaaagatttattataaataaaaatgatgtcataattattatatttagaaatgAAGTGCGTAGCACATAAAATTACTACTCATTTAAGGACCAATCGATGGAAAAAAGTGAGATGTAtgcaaaataataagaataagaataatatgCTAAGTATATCGATGGAAAAAGCACTATGAGAACACAACAGTACAACACGCACTTGATCCATAGCTTCTTCAAATCCATCGGCATCgacacaaaaatttaatatcaatataaaactacataactaacaaatataatgtaaatatatattatataatactgtaaaaaTCACTTATCCCATAACTATGTAATCTGAATTTATTATCCATTAATTATAATGCAACCACACACTAATGACCTAGCTGTTGAAGCCTTtattctcaataaaaaaaaaaaatatgctaagtgcattaattatttaaaaagtcatGAATACATAAAATTACGATTTATTAACTAACTATTCCGACTTCCGTTTTACAATCACAGATCTgaacaaacaatatttatttacataatatatatgttttacagCGCCCGTCGCACGATATATAAGTTTGAACGAAGATAATAGTACTTATACTCACTACATGGaataaagattatttattaaaacataatatagccaTACAGGTAAAGGATATTATACACTTTGAAAAATAAGTATAACTCGATGCTCATGGTACAAAACGAACGATTAAtcagattttttaatttaaaaaaaggtgaatTACATACGTAGTCTTTtacctacaatattaatataattttagtgtctttttgtataaatattaatttcctaCTCCACAGGGCACAAACTATATATATCTAAgcagaataattttaataatatgttgtacttacatagtatatgtataacataatatgtctgCTTAATATAATGCAAATGCGTACAGGTTAGGTTATCCGTCTTAATAAGATTTTTCATTGCCTTGAGAAATTCACTTAATGCAAAATGCATTTAATAACCATTTTAATCGAGTATATAAAAACACAACATTAACACAGGCTGAATTACACCACTTACACAATAgctcattaaacataatattgattgtATTCCTCTACTAATTGAGAAGTTTAgagtactattatttttataagtaaaaggttgttttatttattgtttcatcactacctatttattattgtattaacaataatatagataatacctatgcgttgcgtttttaaaattacctaccgtcagttacctacctatttcattatttaatcaaaGCGATTAGTGTTACACGTAAATcgtaattatcaaaaaaaaacaaattatatttttatgtaattagaAGTTTATAACCattattgaaaacataatacaaattaattttatttgttcaacaTATATTAAGTATGCCCATGTCACTTGTGTAGCAATCAAATCTTCCCAatgttagtaattagtattaagttcaattttatttgtccGATTTTAATAGAACCTTCCATTTACCAGACAATAccagataaaaatgtaaaaataaacattatctatatattcatctagctatatattattatctatactatataaaaatgaattgctgTTCGCTATTCTCGCACAAACTAAAAAAGGGCATGACcgatttgaattaatttttttatcatttgctTTAATACAGTGAtggtttaaaaagaaaaataatagagATAATCTCAAAGAAAAgctaataaaaaattcaaaattgtttggtaatttACTATGGAAAATCGTTTACACTATTCGTCCAATCACCGTGAAACTTTCGTGGCGGGCTTTAGTCACTCTTAGGAATGTTTCAAAACTATTACAAACAAAATCGGACGGAAATAAATTGCATACATCATACATGAGTATAATGCCGTATGATAATATTTCATGATAAGCTTTTTAATCttctaatataggtatataaaaaccGTATGCATGTCCGATCGCGATGAAACTTTGGGAAGTTTTGGGATACAGAAAGTTTCTAGCATATTAAATCTTTGGCTTATTACTCTCTGAACTGGGCTACACTGAAACCGAGATACATCAATAAAACgccattttttgtattaattgataattttttcccGGCCGAAGTCAGGTTATACAGCTCCAAAGACCAAAACCCACAGGATGGCGCATATTTTATCCGTAGGTTGGATTAAGTAAATCGACAAATTTGGTACAACTCTGAAACATTATAGAGTtagaaattatacacttacgtacacaGTGCACACCTCGTGAGGcctgataatataggtactgcttTCCGCAGTATCATAAGCTAGTCTCAATgatggctatataatataatataatataggtaagtataatcgAACGTGTCCTGAGTACTCCTGACTGACTCACTGACTGATCAACGTTGAACCTAAAAAATTATAGCTCGATGCTCGCAATTATAACGGTAGGTACCTTCGTACTATCATGTGTACACTAAgaaagtatttttcaaaattcgca
This region includes:
- the LOC132947310 gene encoding protein takeout-like isoform X2, which gives rise to MSYTKINRLPYSIGTNQVRFVDEAKEFVKCHTSDLAFNECVRAGLQSAIPHLAMGIPSLGLRKMDPLRISKLGIDQGIQSIKLRLNFKDLDIINMRSLIIKKATYDPLNYGMSIESEAQKPIILQGLYEMNGQILVLPIMGNGRCKISLENFKLTGILQMTQSLKNGSIFLEIHDLSWKFTTSRINIKFDNLFNGNKVLGNHMNNFLNENWRELFDEMQSGFEQALSFTFMGIIQQFLNQVPLKQIFND
- the LOC132947310 gene encoding protein takeout-like isoform X1: MSYTKINRLPYSIGTNQVRFVDEVGSVVTVSFSKLPKEFVKCHTSDLAFNECVRAGLQSAIPHLAMGIPSLGLRKMDPLRISKLGIDQGIQSIKLRLNFKDLDIINMRSLIIKKATYDPLNYGMSIESEAQKPIILQGLYEMNGQILVLPIMGNGRCKISLENFKLTGILQMTQSLKNGSIFLEIHDLSWKFTTSRINIKFDNLFNGNKVLGNHMNNFLNENWRELFDEMQSGFEQALSFTFMGIIQQFLNQVPLKQIFND